A stretch of the Sulfolobus acidocaldarius SUSAZ genome encodes the following:
- a CDS encoding biotin carboxylase, translating to MPPFGKVLVANRGEIAIRVMKAVKEMGMKAVAVYSEADKNSLHVKYADEAYYIGPSPAIQSYLNIESIISVAEKAHADAVHPGYGFLSERADFAEAVEKAGMVFIGPSPHAMNSIKSKLDGKRLAKASGVPISPGSDGPVENLDEAIKIAERIGYPIMVKAAYGGGGTGITKVDSQEQLVDVWERNKRLAYQAFGKADLYIEKAAVNPRHIEFQLIGDKYGNYVVAWERECTIQRRNQKLIEEAPSPVVKMEERERMFEPITKFGQLIRYHTLGTFETVFSDVSREFYFLELNKRLQVEHPITETIFRIDLVKLQIRLAADEHLPFTQEELNKRVRGHAIEYRINSEDPMNEFSGSSGIITYYEEPSGPGVRVDSGITLDSYVPPFYDSLIAKLIVYGEDRISALQSGQRALNDFKIGGVKTTIELYKWITREEDFVNAKFTTAYISQKTKEFLEYLKRKEMTKAVIASVMYSKGYVKKSGNGKKETVSNNKNKWKTYGIMSQSSYRVLW from the coding sequence ATGCCCCCATTTGGAAAAGTCTTGGTCGCAAATAGGGGAGAAATAGCAATAAGGGTAATGAAAGCGGTAAAGGAAATGGGAATGAAAGCAGTGGCAGTGTATTCAGAGGCTGACAAGAACTCTCTTCATGTTAAGTACGCTGATGAAGCCTACTATATAGGGCCGTCTCCGGCAATCCAAAGCTACTTGAATATAGAGTCAATTATTAGCGTAGCTGAGAAAGCACATGCTGATGCAGTTCATCCGGGTTACGGTTTCCTGTCTGAAAGGGCAGATTTCGCAGAAGCAGTGGAAAAAGCAGGGATGGTGTTCATAGGACCTTCTCCCCATGCAATGAACTCCATTAAAAGTAAACTCGACGGAAAGAGACTTGCAAAGGCTTCTGGAGTTCCCATATCACCTGGTTCTGATGGACCAGTGGAGAATTTAGATGAGGCTATTAAGATTGCAGAAAGGATAGGATACCCTATAATGGTGAAAGCAGCCTATGGAGGAGGAGGTACAGGTATAACTAAGGTAGATTCTCAAGAGCAGCTAGTTGATGTTTGGGAAAGAAATAAGAGATTGGCATACCAAGCATTTGGAAAAGCTGATTTATATATAGAGAAAGCCGCAGTAAATCCCAGACACATAGAGTTTCAACTTATAGGAGATAAATATGGTAATTACGTGGTTGCCTGGGAAAGAGAGTGCACGATACAGAGGAGAAATCAAAAACTGATTGAAGAAGCTCCCTCACCTGTAGTTAAGATGGAAGAAAGAGAAAGAATGTTCGAACCCATAACAAAATTTGGGCAATTAATAAGATATCACACCTTAGGTACATTTGAGACAGTGTTCTCCGATGTAAGCAGAGAGTTTTACTTCCTTGAGCTAAACAAGAGGTTACAAGTGGAACATCCAATAACAGAGACCATATTCAGAATAGATCTAGTGAAACTACAGATAAGATTAGCTGCCGATGAACATTTACCCTTCACACAAGAGGAATTGAATAAGAGGGTAAGAGGACACGCAATAGAATATAGAATTAACTCAGAGGATCCAATGAATGAATTTTCTGGAAGTTCGGGAATTATTACCTATTATGAGGAGCCCTCAGGACCTGGAGTTAGAGTAGATAGTGGAATCACCTTAGACAGTTATGTTCCACCTTTCTACGATTCATTAATAGCTAAGTTGATAGTTTACGGTGAAGATAGGATCTCAGCACTACAGTCAGGGCAAAGGGCTCTGAACGATTTCAAAATTGGTGGCGTAAAAACGACAATAGAATTATATAAATGGATAACGAGGGAAGAAGATTTTGTAAATGCCAAATTTACTACGGCATACATAAGTCAGAAAACAAAAGAGTTTTTAGAATACCTGAAGAGAAAAGAGATGACTAAAGCTGTTATAGCATCAGTCATGTACAGTAAAGGGTATGTTAAAAAGAGTGGTAACGGCAAAAAGGAGACAGTTTCAAATAATAAAAACAAATGGAAGACTTATGGAATAATGTCACAATCTTCATATAGGGTGTTGTGGTAA